The proteins below come from a single Streptomyces tubercidicus genomic window:
- a CDS encoding cytidine deaminase: MTPPVQVDWTALRAQARDAMSRAYAPYSGYPVGAAALVNDGRTLIGCNVENASYGLSLCAECALISDLFTHRPDTTTTPRLIAFTCVDGTGALLVPCGRCRQLLYEHGGPELLVDTTAGIRPLSELLPDAFGPGHLRG, encoded by the coding sequence ATGACACCACCGGTGCAGGTCGACTGGACCGCACTGCGCGCGCAGGCCCGGGACGCGATGTCCCGGGCCTACGCCCCGTATTCCGGCTACCCCGTAGGCGCCGCGGCCCTCGTGAACGACGGCCGCACCCTCATCGGCTGCAACGTCGAGAACGCCTCCTACGGCCTCTCCCTCTGCGCCGAATGCGCCCTGATCTCCGACCTGTTCACCCACCGCCCCGACACCACTACGACCCCCCGGCTCATCGCCTTCACCTGCGTCGACGGCACCGGTGCTCTGCTCGTCCCCTGCGGCCGCTGCCGACAGCTGCTGTACGAACACGGCGGCCCGGAGCTGCTGGTCGACACGACGGCAGGCATCCGCCCACTGTCGGAGCTGCTGCCGGATGCGTTCGGGCCGGGGCATTTGAGGGGGTGA
- a CDS encoding ABC transporter permease gives MSTDLKTATKLAVPGRGGKRKLTYPWILLIIAVGLVAVSVLRAVTGTADLTSTGQFGAALSAAVPIGLAGLGGLWSERAGVVNIGLEGMMMLGSFAAGWAGWEHGPWAAAAAGIIGGALGGLVHAIATVTFGVDHIVSGVAVNILALGTTQYLAMLWYGQEGSAAMLAGGNDKQSPPMPDMPTFTVPGLSDWLTSLEGHHWFLVSDIAGILGAAVTNVSWLTLLTLGLFIGTFYALWRSSFGLRLRSCGEAPLSAESLGVNVYSYKYAAVLVSGALAGLGGAFLSIGVHFYQDGQTGGRGYIGLATMIFGNWRPGGVAMGAGLFGFMDAMQLRSGGPTVHALLLGLAALLAVLALFRLRAAKRTQAVVAGIAAAVLVIWYALADTVPLELVEASPYIATLLVLALFSQRLRPPKANGKPYRRGQGT, from the coding sequence GTGAGTACGGACCTCAAGACCGCGACCAAGCTCGCGGTCCCCGGAAGGGGCGGCAAGCGCAAGCTGACCTACCCCTGGATCCTGCTGATCATCGCCGTCGGGCTGGTCGCCGTCTCCGTGCTCCGGGCCGTCACCGGCACCGCGGACCTCACCTCCACCGGCCAGTTCGGCGCCGCGCTGAGCGCCGCCGTGCCGATCGGCCTGGCGGGGCTGGGCGGACTGTGGTCCGAGCGGGCCGGCGTGGTCAACATCGGCCTCGAAGGCATGATGATGCTCGGCTCGTTCGCGGCCGGCTGGGCCGGCTGGGAGCACGGCCCCTGGGCGGCGGCCGCGGCCGGCATCATCGGCGGCGCGCTCGGCGGCCTCGTGCACGCCATCGCCACCGTCACCTTCGGCGTCGACCACATCGTCTCCGGTGTCGCGGTCAACATCCTGGCGCTCGGCACCACCCAGTACCTGGCCATGCTCTGGTACGGCCAGGAGGGCAGCGCGGCCATGCTGGCCGGCGGCAACGACAAGCAGTCCCCGCCGATGCCCGATATGCCGACCTTCACCGTCCCGGGCCTGTCGGACTGGCTGACCTCCCTTGAAGGCCACCACTGGTTCCTGGTCTCCGACATCGCCGGCATCCTCGGCGCCGCGGTTACCAACGTCTCCTGGCTGACCCTGCTCACCCTCGGCCTCTTCATCGGCACCTTCTACGCACTCTGGCGCTCCTCGTTCGGACTGCGGCTGCGCTCCTGCGGCGAGGCCCCCCTCTCGGCCGAGTCCCTGGGCGTCAACGTCTACTCGTACAAGTACGCGGCGGTGCTGGTCTCCGGCGCCCTGGCCGGCCTCGGCGGTGCCTTCCTCTCCATCGGGGTGCACTTCTACCAGGACGGCCAGACCGGCGGCCGTGGCTACATCGGTCTCGCCACGATGATCTTCGGTAACTGGCGGCCGGGCGGCGTCGCGATGGGCGCGGGCCTGTTCGGCTTCATGGACGCCATGCAGCTGCGCAGCGGCGGCCCGACCGTCCATGCGCTGCTGCTGGGCCTGGCCGCGCTCCTCGCGGTGCTCGCCCTGTTCCGGCTGCGGGCCGCCAAGCGCACCCAGGCCGTGGTCGCGGGCATAGCTGCCGCCGTCCTGGTCATCTGGTACGCCCTGGCCGACACCGTTCCGCTCGAACTGGTCGAGGCGAGCCCCTACATCGCCACCCTGCTGGTACTCGCCCTCTTCTCCCAGCGGCTGCGGCCGCCGAAGGCGAACGGCAAGCCCTACCGCCGAGGACAAGGCACATGA
- a CDS encoding ABC transporter permease: MDAIAKSAARDKVILAIAAPVLAIVAAIVISSLIFLASGENPFRAYGIMADYGHYSDSQVWIINKAVPYYLSALAVAIGFRMNLFNIGVDGQYRLAAFAAAAVGGAVALPGAIQIILLIVIAMLVGAVWSGIAGLLKTTRGVSEVITTIMLNAIAASIIGYFLQDGRLAVKDGNLLHTKFLPESSHFFAFPTHPKPVYGFVVIAVLAGALYWFGINRTRFGFDLRAVGASEPAAEASGVSVKRMVLCSMLLSGAAAGLVGMPTLLGESFQYGTDFPAGIGFTGIAIALLGRNHPIGMAFGALLWAFLDRTGSRLEFEGYAQEIVGVIQGVIVLCVVIAYEIVRRYGLSLQQRKVGEELAVLSRANTADKSDKSDKPEVSA, encoded by the coding sequence GTGGACGCCATCGCCAAGAGCGCCGCCCGCGACAAGGTGATCCTGGCGATCGCCGCGCCCGTCCTGGCCATCGTCGCCGCGATAGTGATCTCGTCGCTGATCTTCCTGGCGTCGGGCGAGAACCCGTTCCGCGCCTACGGGATCATGGCCGATTACGGCCACTACAGCGACAGCCAGGTCTGGATCATCAACAAGGCGGTGCCGTACTACCTTTCGGCGCTGGCGGTCGCCATCGGCTTCCGCATGAACCTCTTCAACATCGGCGTCGACGGCCAGTACCGCCTCGCGGCCTTCGCCGCCGCGGCCGTGGGCGGTGCCGTCGCGCTCCCCGGCGCGATCCAGATCATCCTGCTCATCGTCATCGCGATGCTGGTGGGTGCCGTCTGGTCGGGCATCGCGGGTCTGCTGAAGACCACCCGCGGCGTCAGCGAAGTGATCACCACGATCATGCTGAACGCCATCGCCGCCTCGATCATCGGCTACTTCCTGCAGGACGGCCGCCTGGCGGTCAAGGACGGCAACCTCCTGCACACCAAGTTCCTCCCGGAATCCAGCCACTTCTTCGCTTTCCCGACCCACCCCAAGCCGGTCTACGGCTTCGTGGTGATCGCGGTCCTGGCCGGTGCGCTGTACTGGTTCGGGATCAACCGCACCCGCTTCGGCTTCGACCTGCGCGCCGTCGGCGCCTCCGAGCCGGCCGCCGAGGCCAGCGGCGTCAGCGTCAAGCGCATGGTCCTGTGCAGCATGCTGCTGTCCGGAGCCGCGGCCGGTCTGGTCGGCATGCCCACCCTGCTCGGCGAGTCCTTCCAGTACGGCACGGACTTCCCGGCCGGTATCGGCTTCACCGGTATCGCCATCGCGCTGCTCGGCCGCAACCACCCCATCGGCATGGCCTTCGGCGCCCTGCTGTGGGCGTTCCTCGACCGCACCGGCTCCCGGCTGGAGTTCGAGGGGTACGCCCAGGAAATCGTCGGCGTCATCCAGGGCGTCATCGTCCTGTGCGTCGTCATCGCGTACGAGATCGTGCGCCGCTACGGGCTGAGCCTGCAGCAGCGCAAGGTCGGCGAGGAGCTGGCCGTCCTGTCCCGCGCGAACACCGCCGACAAGTCTGACAAGAGCGACAAGCCGGAGGTGTCGGCGTGA
- a CDS encoding ABC transporter ATP-binding protein, translating into MANHDIHLTVRRGTVHALCGENGAGKSTLMKILYGMQKPDEGTIALGGEQVTLHTPGDAIARGIGMVHQHFMLADNLTVLENTVLGAEKLHGIGAGARAKITELSDAYGLNIRPDVLVEDLGVADRQRVEILKVLYRGARTLILDEPTAVLVPQEVDALFDNLRELKSEGLTVIFISHKLGEVLSVADDITVIRRGTTVASVEPSKTTPKQLAELMVGSELPSPETRESTVTDEEMLRVRDVHLSATDSDGVVRTVLDGISFTIHKGEVLGVAGVEGNGQAELVEAVMGTRRPDHGTVTLDGTDLSGASTRARREGGIGYIPEDRHRHGLLLESPLWENRILGHVTERPNSKGKLLDIPGARKDTERIVAEYDVRTPGIEVTASSLSGGNQQKLIVGREMSHHPKLLIAAHPTRGVDVGAQAQIWEQIREARREGLAVLLISADLDELIGLSDTLRVMYRGRLVADADPAVITPEELGSAMTGAARGHLSASEDGAPDEAAPEESAPTDAAPEEAAPDAASHDARDQEGDNQ; encoded by the coding sequence GTGGCCAACCACGACATCCATCTCACCGTGCGCCGCGGTACCGTCCACGCCCTGTGCGGCGAGAACGGTGCCGGCAAGTCCACCCTGATGAAGATCCTCTACGGCATGCAGAAGCCGGACGAGGGCACCATCGCGCTGGGCGGCGAGCAGGTCACCCTGCACACCCCGGGCGACGCCATCGCACGCGGCATCGGCATGGTGCACCAGCACTTCATGCTCGCCGACAACCTCACCGTCCTGGAGAACACCGTCCTCGGCGCGGAGAAACTGCACGGCATCGGCGCCGGCGCCCGCGCGAAGATAACGGAACTCTCGGACGCGTACGGGCTCAACATCCGGCCCGACGTCCTGGTCGAGGACCTCGGTGTCGCCGACCGCCAGCGGGTGGAGATCCTCAAGGTCCTCTACCGCGGCGCCCGCACCCTGATCCTCGACGAGCCGACCGCCGTCCTGGTCCCGCAGGAGGTCGACGCGCTCTTCGACAACCTGCGCGAGCTCAAGTCCGAGGGCCTGACCGTCATCTTCATCTCGCACAAGCTGGGCGAGGTGCTCTCGGTCGCCGACGACATCACCGTCATACGCCGCGGCACCACCGTCGCCTCGGTGGAGCCGTCCAAGACCACCCCCAAGCAGCTGGCCGAGCTGATGGTCGGCAGCGAACTGCCGTCCCCCGAGACCCGCGAATCGACCGTCACCGACGAGGAGATGCTCCGCGTCCGCGACGTACACCTGTCGGCGACCGACTCCGACGGCGTGGTCCGCACCGTTCTGGACGGCATCTCCTTCACCATCCACAAGGGCGAGGTACTGGGCGTCGCCGGTGTCGAGGGCAACGGCCAGGCCGAGCTGGTCGAGGCCGTCATGGGCACCCGCCGCCCCGACCACGGCACGGTCACCCTGGACGGCACGGACCTGTCCGGCGCCTCCACCCGCGCCCGGCGCGAGGGCGGTATCGGCTACATCCCCGAGGACCGCCACCGCCACGGCCTGCTGCTGGAATCCCCGCTGTGGGAGAACCGCATCCTCGGCCATGTCACCGAGCGCCCCAACAGCAAGGGCAAGCTCCTCGACATCCCCGGCGCCCGCAAGGACACCGAGCGCATCGTCGCGGAGTACGACGTGCGCACCCCCGGCATCGAGGTCACCGCGTCCTCGCTCTCCGGCGGCAACCAGCAGAAGCTGATCGTCGGCCGCGAGATGAGCCACCACCCCAAGCTGCTGATCGCCGCCCACCCCACCCGCGGGGTCGACGTCGGCGCGCAGGCGCAGATCTGGGAACAGATCCGCGAGGCGCGCCGCGAGGGCCTGGCGGTGCTGCTGATCTCTGCCGACCTGGACGAGCTGATCGGGCTGTCCGACACCCTGCGGGTGATGTACCGGGGCCGGCTGGTCGCGGACGCGGACCCCGCCGTCATCACCCCGGAGGAGTTGGGCTCCGCCATGACCGGTGCCGCCAGAGGCCACCTCAGCGCGTCGGAGGACGGCGCGCCGGACGAGGCTGCGCCGGAAGAGAGTGCGCCGACTGACGCCGCGCCCGAAGAGGCCGCGCCCGACGCTGCGTCGCACGACGCCCGTGACCAGGAGGGCGACAACCAGTGA
- a CDS encoding BMP family lipoprotein, giving the protein MRRVIRIAAAATATAGLALTATACGQSFAEANRAKDAGVGLAFDIGGRDDHSFNEAAARGADNATKKLGVNVKMLTAKNGETEADREQRLTSFAEAGYNPVIGVGFAYSQAVQNVAKDFPATTFGVVDAVPEGKNVDAMVFAEHEGSYLAGVAAALKSKNHKVGFIGGVNNALIQKFQAGYEQGVRDTDPKAKVTSQYLYPNNDKGFNDPAAAKAKAAGMLDSGIDVIYSAAGQSGAGAIEAISKVKGAWAIGVDSDQYQQPGLARYKNRILTSVVKNVDVAVFDLIKSGQDGKPLTGVHSYDLKHSGVSLATSGGFIKDIQPKIDAARKKIIEGKVKVKETP; this is encoded by the coding sequence GTGCGTCGGGTCATCAGGATTGCCGCCGCGGCCACCGCTACCGCGGGCCTCGCGCTCACCGCCACTGCGTGCGGTCAGAGCTTTGCCGAGGCCAACCGCGCCAAAGACGCGGGGGTCGGGTTGGCCTTCGACATCGGCGGCCGGGACGACCACTCGTTCAACGAAGCGGCCGCCCGTGGTGCGGACAACGCGACCAAGAAGCTGGGCGTCAACGTCAAGATGCTCACCGCCAAGAACGGCGAGACCGAGGCGGACCGCGAGCAGCGCCTCACCTCCTTCGCCGAGGCCGGATACAACCCGGTCATCGGCGTCGGCTTCGCCTACAGCCAGGCCGTGCAGAACGTGGCCAAGGACTTCCCCGCCACCACCTTCGGTGTCGTGGACGCCGTGCCGGAGGGCAAGAACGTCGACGCGATGGTCTTCGCCGAGCACGAGGGCTCGTATCTGGCCGGGGTCGCGGCCGCGCTGAAGAGCAAGAACCACAAGGTGGGCTTCATCGGTGGCGTGAACAACGCGCTGATCCAGAAGTTCCAGGCCGGATACGAGCAGGGTGTCCGCGACACCGACCCGAAGGCCAAGGTCACCTCGCAGTACCTGTACCCCAATAACGACAAGGGGTTCAACGACCCGGCCGCCGCCAAGGCCAAGGCCGCCGGCATGCTCGACAGCGGTATCGACGTGATCTACTCGGCGGCCGGTCAGTCGGGCGCCGGGGCCATCGAGGCGATCAGCAAGGTCAAGGGCGCCTGGGCGATCGGCGTGGACTCGGACCAGTACCAGCAGCCGGGCCTGGCCCGCTACAAGAACCGGATCCTCACCTCGGTCGTGAAGAACGTCGATGTGGCCGTGTTCGACCTGATCAAGAGCGGACAGGACGGGAAGCCGCTGACCGGCGTCCACTCCTACGACCTCAAGCACAGCGGAGTGTCGCTCGCCACCTCGGGCGGATTCATCAAGGACATCCAGCCGAAGATCGACGCGGCCCGGAAGAAGATCATCGAGGGCAAGGTGAAGGTCAAGGAGACGCCGTAG
- a CDS encoding amidohydrolase produces the protein MSREVSAARTPAGDQLPGALPEALRAELSAFRRDLHRHPELGNQEFRTTAAIKERLERAGLRPRVLATGTGLVCDIGTRDATADGRAVAAAPDRPLLALRADIDALPIPDTKTVDYASTVTGRAHACGHDVHTVVVLGAGLVLAELARTGALPRPVRLLFQPAEEVLPGGASDAIESGALDGVGRILAVHCDPRVDAGRIGLRTGAITSACDRLEVELDGPGGHTARPHLTTDMVTAASRVALDVPALLARRVDARAGLAVTWGRLASGHACNVIPQHAELSGTVRCLDLDAWRQAPDLVHAAIDEVAALHGAKPQITYVRGVPPVVNEPVTVQLLHSAMAARRGEGAIEDTEQSLGGEDFSWYLEHVPGAMARLGVHPPTDPTHRDLHRGDFDVDEQAIKVGVELFTGAVLLDGDLAD, from the coding sequence ATGTCCCGAGAGGTCAGCGCCGCCCGTACCCCCGCCGGGGACCAGCTCCCCGGCGCCCTTCCCGAGGCGCTGCGCGCCGAACTCAGCGCCTTCCGGCGCGACTTGCACCGGCACCCGGAACTCGGCAACCAGGAGTTCCGGACCACCGCGGCGATCAAGGAGCGGCTGGAGCGGGCCGGTCTGCGCCCCCGGGTACTGGCCACCGGCACCGGCCTGGTCTGTGACATCGGCACACGGGATGCCACCGCCGACGGACGGGCCGTCGCGGCCGCCCCCGACCGCCCCCTGCTGGCACTGCGCGCGGACATCGACGCGCTGCCCATCCCGGACACCAAGACCGTCGACTACGCCTCCACGGTCACCGGCCGCGCCCACGCCTGCGGCCATGACGTGCACACCGTCGTCGTCCTCGGCGCCGGTCTGGTGCTGGCCGAGCTGGCCCGCACCGGCGCCCTGCCGCGCCCCGTACGGCTGCTCTTCCAGCCCGCCGAGGAGGTACTGCCCGGCGGCGCCTCCGACGCGATCGAATCCGGCGCTCTGGACGGCGTCGGCCGCATCCTCGCCGTCCACTGCGACCCGCGCGTCGACGCCGGCCGGATCGGGCTCCGTACGGGAGCGATCACCTCGGCCTGCGACCGTCTTGAGGTCGAGCTGGACGGCCCCGGCGGCCACACCGCCCGCCCGCACCTGACCACCGACATGGTCACCGCCGCCTCCCGGGTCGCCCTGGACGTACCGGCACTGCTGGCCCGCCGGGTCGACGCCCGCGCCGGTCTGGCCGTCACCTGGGGCCGGCTGGCGTCCGGCCACGCCTGCAACGTCATCCCGCAGCACGCCGAACTCTCCGGTACGGTCCGCTGTCTGGATCTCGACGCCTGGCGCCAGGCCCCGGACCTGGTGCACGCGGCCATCGACGAGGTCGCCGCCCTGCACGGCGCGAAGCCACAGATCACCTACGTCCGCGGAGTGCCCCCGGTGGTCAACGAGCCGGTCACCGTCCAACTGCTGCACTCCGCCATGGCCGCCCGCCGCGGCGAAGGCGCCATCGAGGACACCGAACAGTCCCTAGGCGGCGAAGACTTCTCCTGGTACCTCGAACACGTCCCCGGCGCCATGGCCCGCCTCGGCGTCCACCCACCCACCGACCCCACCCACCGCGACCTGCACCGCGGCGACTTCGACGTGGATGAGCAGGCGATCAAGGTGGGGGTGGAGCTGTTCACCGGCGCGGTGCTTCTCGACGGGGACCTAGCGGACTGA